In Xenopus tropicalis strain Nigerian chromosome 5, UCB_Xtro_10.0, whole genome shotgun sequence, one genomic interval encodes:
- the commd2 gene encoding COMM domain-containing protein 2 isoform X2, translating into MEVLSPVVGEFGRIAVEFLRKGSNPKVYEGAARKLEVSSTTIQQAVEGLTYLLTESSKLMISEVDFQDSVLVLGFQEEINKVLLQLYLDNRKEICQILTELEPSLSHYHNMEWRLDVQLASRSLRHQIKPTITMKLHLKQNEQLSTQVLQTDPATLLHLIQELEQALAEMKTNHCRRIVRNIK; encoded by the exons TTGTTGGTGAATTTGGTCGCATTGCTGTAGAATTCTTACGAAAAGGTTCAAATCCCAAAGTCTATGAAGGAGCTGCGA GGAAGCTAGAGGTTAGCAGCACCACAATACAGCAAGCTGTCGAGGGACTCACCTATCTTCTAACTGAGAGCTCCAAGCTTATG ATATCGGAGGTTGATTTCCAGGACTCCGTCCTTGTTTTAGGTTTCCAAGAGGAAATCAATAAAGTTCTCCTTCAGTTGTACTTGGACAACAGGAAAGAGATATGTCAAATTTTGACAGAATTGGAACCATCTTTGTCTCACTATCATAATATGGAATGGCGCCTGGATGTTCAG CTTGCAAGCAGGAGTCTGAGACATCAGATCAAACCCACCATCACTATGAAACTGCACCTAAAGCAAAACGAGCAGCTGAGCACCCAAGTGTTACAGACAGATCCTGCCACATTACTGCATCTCATTCAGGAACTTGAACAAGCTCTCGCTGAAATGAAGACCAACCACTGTCGGAGAATAGTGCGCAATATTAAATAG